Part of the Drosophila santomea strain STO CAGO 1482 chromosome 2L, Prin_Dsan_1.1, whole genome shotgun sequence genome is shown below.
TGCTGGGCAATAGTATTAATGTGAAGGTAGTTGGCGAACTTATTAAATTGTtgacaataaaataaaacaatgaacAACGTTtcttattttcgtttttatattatagcaaaaaaaaaatgacaaCGTTGTTATCAtgaaagtatttatttaaaaatcaaatgaatttcCCGCCCAGTGTTGACTATGCAAAACGGAACGGTAGTGTGCGTAAGTTTTTTTAGACATTTCAGTGTACTTGGCAACTGGTCACACTGCATTGAATTAGAAAAAGAAGATAAGTTTACGCTGAAAAACAATAATAGTTGCAATTAACGCTAATTGAAGAAGGGCCAAAATGATACCAAAAAAGACGACGGTTAAGGATTCACACATTGTGAAGATAGCCGTGGAGCGGGAGAACCATATGGCGCAGCTGATAAATCTGGATCAGAGGCATCCGCTGGCAAGTGAGTAAATAGCGGATAAAAACAAAGATTTGATGATTACTGCCCAgcaattttaaagaaaatctGCTTAAATAATGTACAACAAAGTACCTAAAAGTTATTACACATGAATTATGTTGAAACTGGCAAAGGAACGCATCATAAACAGGAATTTCCAACCAACGCCCTTCGctttatgtttttgtgttattgTGATGTCAGCGCACTCATTTCCCCTTCctcatttgtatgcaaatcATACAATTAGTCAGGAAGTTGGTTTTATAGCGCATTAATCTCGTCTCTGCTTTCAGGTAAAATCCAGGACATTTGCAATGGTTGGTCCATCAGCGATCACCAGAACTACGCCCTCCAGTTCTGCGAGTCGAATAACCAGAAGTACGTTACCGAAAAGAATCGCAATGAGATCAAGAATGGCTCCGTACTGCGGCTGCAGTACTCGCCCTCCAAGACGGCCTGCGATGCTATGGAGGTCCTGCTCAATGGGAGTCCCCAGGAGAAGGCGCTGCGTTTGAAGGAGCTCAGTTCCCTAAGCACCGATCACACCTTTGCCCTAGAGTTCATCAAGGAAAAGGGCCTCGACACACTCATTAAAATGATCGAGGATGGCGGCCAGACCAACGAAGACATTCTCAAATACAGCCTGGCCAGCTTTGTGGAGCTGATGGAGCACGGTACGGTGTCCTGGGAAGTGCCGGAGAACTCCTTCGTGGCACGCAACATTGAGATCGTGCGAAACTTCCATAATTATCCCACGAATTGTGGGGAGAGCGCCCTTTCCAATTTGGAGAACATTGTTATGTGCAGCAATAAACATTTCCTGGTTGCCGAGGACATAAAACTGCAGGATATTCTCCGATTGCTTCAGGACGTCAGTTCGCCGGTGATGCGACAGAATGCCATAGCCCTGCTTAACGCATTGTTCGTCAAAGCAGACGAGGGCCGACGTAGGACCATCGCCCAAACTATCAGTGCCAAGCAGTTCCGCCTGGCCCTTATCGGCAACGGATTGGGCACGGAGATGACCCACCAGCTGTACGTGCTGCAAACGTTGACTCTCGGCCTGCTGGAAAAGCGCATGCGAATGAAGATGAATGCGCAGGACCAGGATGCACACGAGAAGATCAAGGAGCTGCGGCGCATAGCCTTCGACGATCATACCAACGCTTTGAATCAAAACGACGATCACACTCGACGTGGCGGTGGTTCCGGGGCTGGCAATGTTAACTTCTCGCAGTACTACAAAAAGCTGGGCTTTAAGTGCGATATTAATCCTGCCCAGGATTTTATTGAGACGCCGCCAGGTAAGAATTTGTTAACATATTGAAGTGTTTGTTTATGCTAATCGAAAACTTATCTCTCAGGTATATTAGCATTGGATTGTATGGTGTATTTTGCTCGCAACTACACCCAACAGTATGCAAAGATTGTCAGGGAGAACTCCTGCCGTGCGGATGAGCACGAGTGTCCCTTTGGACGCACCTCCATCGAACTGGTAAAGGTACTATGCGACATCCTGCGCATTGGCGAGCCGCCAGCCGAGCAATCCGGCGAATTTCAGCCCATGTTCTTTACCCACGATTCGCCGTTCGAGGAATTCTTTTGCATCTGCGTCATTACGCTGAATCGCACATGGAAGGATATGCGTGCTACTGCCGAGGACTTCAGCACAACCTTCAGCGTGGTGCGGGAGCAGATCCAACGCACACTCAAGTGCAGACCCGAGAACCTGGAGGATTTCCGAAACAAGATCGCTTTGCTGACCTATCAGCAGATCACAACACTGCGTCAGCAGGAGCGCACTTCGAAGGAGGAGTGCGACTCCACAGCTTCGGCGATTGTAAAGCTTAAAGAGAAGATTTCGCCGCACATTCTTGAGTTAATCAAGCAGCAGCGGCTCTCATTTCTGGTGGAAGGTAAATATCCATTGATAAATAACTCTTTTGGGCAATTTCAACATTGGTAAATCTTGTTATTAAAGGTACCCATTTTGCAAAATACTTGCGAGGCACTCGAACTAAGGACAAGTTTTGGTACGCTCGCCTTTCGCCGAATCACAAGGTGATTCATTACGGTGACTGCGATGAGAAGACCATACCCACCATGGAGGAGTTGCCCAAGAAACTGCCCATCAGTGAGATTAAGCAGTTGCTAGAAGGCAAGGAATGTCCGCATATGAAAGAAACTCGCATTAGGAAATCCGCGGTGAACTTGGCCTTTTCCATAACTTTCGAGAACATGGAGCACTCCACGTTGGACTTTGTGGCCCCCGACGAAAGTATATTCAACTACTGGACGGACGGAATAAACGCTCTTCTGGGCCAACCGATGGTCAGCAAGCAAAAGAACGAGGACTTCGACACTCTGCTGTCCATGGAGATCAAATTGCGCCTGCTGGACACCGAAGGCGTGGACATCAGCAAGGACCCACCGCCAATACCTGAGGATCCCGAGAACTATGACTTCTGCTTTGAGAGCTAAGCATTACGCGCACATTTACATACTTCACGAAATATCAATTCATTCTAGACTTCCATCACCCAAGATACATGCCAAAGTGTACCCACAACATAATCGTATTCTCCGATCTGATCTTCTACTAGTATTACGTGTGCAATTCcccaaaacacaaaatgaacAAACTGGTGCGGGCACTTCCAAGTGACTTACCGCTGCCTAGCCATTTAGTGAACTTTACACCATTTACGATTATAATaggtatataatatatagagATCATTAAATAACACATTTTATACATAACAATTTTGTACAAAAACTAACGAGAGAAGCGTATTCTTATCCAAGCCTAAAAGGTAATTAgttaaaaaagcaaaagcacgGCTGGCCGATGCTTGAACACAATTGCAGAAGGAATTCATCCGGAGGCATCCTGGAATTTCAGCAATGTATCTTTATAATGCTCTTAATGGCTCATTGAAGTCTTCAGATTTGTCCTTCCGCAATGCTATGTAGATTGCAATTGTAAATGATAAAACACGCACTTTGTGACTGTTGGTTCGAACTTAAAAGCATTCGAGTAAGCAGAAAGCCTGCGGAGCAAAACCAAACTGGCAGCCTACCCGAGTGGGTCTCTGGCTGCCTCCTCGCAACATTATCCACGCACGGGCAGCTTGCGCCGCCGAGCAGGGGCTCGATCCTAGATCCTTAATCAAATGTTATCCTCCAGCAGCAGATCGTTGTCATCGCCCCGATCCGGCAGACAGACAAAGAACTCCAGCAAATTCAGGATGGGACCACGCGAGAAGGGATTCTGGTAGCGTCCGCGTTTGTCCCGCAAGTAAGGATATCGCTTGTAGTTGAACATCTCGTTTGTGGTGAGGTTCATGCAGGCGTGCAGGATCTGCCGGTGTAAATGGTGTcacaacaaataatttgtctGGGAAAGAAGCACATACCGAAGTACAAGTGAGTATCCAACCCAAGCCGCAGAACACAACCGCCTCGATTAGTCCCAGAACGTAGAGCATCGTGAAGCCCTCGATCATCACGCAGTAGCAGGCAAAGTAGATGGTAAAGGAGCAGTTGACGGCCACCGAGAGGACGAATAGGAAGAACCACATCCGGTTCCTCAGACCCACGCAGTTGTAGATGAAGGGACAGTGGTGGTCGAAGTACGAGACACACCGGTTGCACACGCGACAGTGTTTAGCTCGCAGCGGACGGAGGCACCTACAGCTGTGGCACAGCCTGGTTAGCATCACATTCCGCTTCTTCAGCTTGTCAAAGTACGGAATCTGCTTGATGGCCCGGTAGTAGGCATCTGAACTGAGTGGTATGTACCCCGGATCCCGGCGATTGGCAATGGCCCAGCTGATCCACATCACAGCGTTCCAATAAATGAAGCAATAGTGCGAGCGCCTCAATATGTTCCACGTGATGGGAATCGCACGGATCATGTACATGGGATAGCCCCAAAGCAGCACGGAGaagagaaacagaaacagcgGTCCCTTGGAGTCTCCAGCTCCGCCAAATAGCCAGCCCCAACTTTCCGAGACCGAGGGAATCCAACGTGACTTCTTCTTCACCTCGCCGTACAGCAGACGCACCACATCCTGGTGCTGATGAGCCTGTGCCAACATGATCGGTGTTTTTCCATTCTTGTCCCTTGGCTCCAAATCCAGCTGGGACTTCTCACACAGCAGCCGCACGCACGTCATGTTACCAGAGAGACAAGCCAGATGCAGCGGAGTCGATCCAAAGTTGTCCGTCTTTTGAAGCTCTACGCCGGAGTACATGAGGAGTCGCATAAGATCCGCATGCCCCTTGTAGGCCGCCCAGTGGAGGGCCGTATCGCCGTTTATGTCAGTTAGGTTGTTGAGCGCTCCCATTCCCAGAAGATAGGCCGCCGTGGCAGTACGGCCGTACATGCAGGCCAGATGCAGCGGCGTCAGTCCCTTGAAGTCCGCCGCATTGACGGCAACTCCCGCCTGGAGGAGGACCTGCACCACGGAGGCATGGCCCTTCCTGCACGCCCAGTGAATGGGCCGTGGACCCTGCGTACCCAAACAGGGCAGATCGATCGGAGCCGTGCGTTCGATGAGGTACCGCATCAGCTGGACATTGCCGTTGAGGGCTATCCAGTGGGCTGGCGTGTAGCCATGACGATCCCTGGCCGACAGACACTCCATGCCGAACTTATCCACGAGGTTCTCCACCTCGCTGACCTCGCCGTTCTTGATAATATCAAAGATGTCATCCAGACTCACGGTGGTGGCTCCATCCAAACCCTCAAAGAGGAGCACATTTTCGTGGTCCTCGACGCCTCCACTGCCGTGACCACCGTCCGTGCCACGACCCGTCAATGGTGGCGAATGTGGTCGGTGATCCAAATGGATGTCGTCGGCGTGGGCATGGCCATCCTCCTCCGCGACGACCATGttgcaggaggaggaggcggttAGGGGCAACGCCCACACACTGCGCGCCGCCCCCGGACTTGGGTGCACCTTCGAGGCCATGTAGAACTCGAAGTCCACGCCCAGACGGTCCGCCGTTCCACCGTTGCCTTGATGCAGGGGGTTTTCCAGTAGATGTGCAATCTTGTCGCCTTTTCCCGTTACGCTTCGACCGAAATTTGTACTCTGTTTGGCCAATTTTAAGCGTAGCACGCTAGGTAAACACGACTGCACTCGATGGCGAGGAAATTATGTCAGCACTGTGAGAAAATCAATAGTTGGCCCGAATCGCAGGACTCGAATTGGGGGCACTTTCGAACTCGACTTGGCGCCAAACAATCAACAGCTGACCGTTATTTTCGCAGTTACCCGCGCAGTGTGGCCAATACACACTGAAAATCAAAAGTACAAGCGAGGGGTGCTCTTATTATTCTGAAAGAAGTCTTAATATTGCTGATATATACGTTTTATATAATTAGTTGCAAAAGTCGAATATTAAATATGGGTAGGGATAGCTCATGAAATTTGGCTTGaaatttttatcaaaatatatttgaaatctCTTGTAACTAAGTCTTTAACGAATAGTTAAATCTAGTGAAGGAAACTCTGACTTTCGCTTCGACTGGAAATAGTTGAAATGAagaaaagttttattaaacTCGATGAGAATGGTGCATTTCAAAAAGATGCAAGTATAGCTTAGTGTTAGCTTTTCGTGTCACTGTTATTTTGTCGTCTGGTAACACTTTGCCTCTTTTTGATAAATTTGTTTCGTAAAAATGGGCGACAACGTGGTGACGGAACTAAATAACTTGGATTTGAACAAGCAAAAGGCATGTTAAACTCTTTTCGTACTGCATTCGAGTGTATGAGAAGTGATAGTTAGCCGAATTATGTTGAAGTTGGCACCGCAAGGCGGCAGGTATTATAGCCAAATAAGCCGCATTTGCCAGCGGTTTTTGCCGAAAGTTCAGACGCAGTCGAAATCgccaaaacaacaaccacaacagcaacaactattgaaagaacaacaacaacacagctACGCAACTTTGGTTGGTGTTTTAAGCTAAAAAGAATTGACCTAAACTTCAATTTAAACGCCTCTTTCTGCTGGCACGTGTAATGTAAAGTTtgtctgtgtgagtgtgtgcgatTCTCCAATGAATCAGTGCAGCCGGCTGTGACGTCACTAACAACCAACCAACTCGTGAAGTGTCTTGTTCGCTACTCTATTGCATCAGCCGTAAATTGACGAAGATACGCTCAAAAACAGCTCGATAAAACACAGATAGGAGTACTGTTAAAAAAGCGCCGAAAAcgtcttgtttttcccattgCCGTGTTCCCaattgtttaaacaataaGAAAACATCAGTCGAAAGTAGATACCGAACAAGAGCGTTTGCCTAATTGCATACGTAGCacattttggcaaattgaatgtattagttgtttttattgatttttaacCTATTTCCTATGGATTTGCAGGCTGCCAAGATGAAGAAGGAGAAAAAGGAGAAGCCATCCGGCGGTGGTGATACTCGCAAGGGTAAGGAATTCTAACTAATTACATTAATAGAACACATAACACATCCCGATTACCTGTTACAAGTTTTCCtatttcaaaaacaatttagaAGAGCtaaattatgtacatatatgcctGTAAGGTTATAAGGCGGATTTGCCAATGTGTATTGTCTAAAAAAACCTCTTTAAAAAGATTCCACCTCTTTAATACTCTTACATTGACCAAGTCTCTAATATTCCATTGATCCCTTCCATTGATTGCAGAACTCAACCCCTTGCCCAAGTACATCGAGGAGCGCAATGTCTTCTGGGAGAAGTGCAAAGCGGAGTACGAGGCCGAACTGGCGGCCAAGCCGCGTGAGGCCATCAAGGTGACCCTGCCCGATGGCAAGCAGGTGGACGCCACCTCCTGGGAGACCACTCCGTACGAGGTGGCCCGCGGCATTAGTCAGGGACTCGCCGACAACACCGTCATCTCCAAGGTGAACGGCGAGGTTTGGGACTTGGACCGCGTGCTCGAAGGCAACTGCACACTGCAGCTTCTCAAGTTCGACGACCCGGAGGCGCAGGCCGTCTTCTGGCACAGCTCAGCTCATATTATGGGTGAGGCCATGGAGCGCATCTATGGTGGACACCTGTGCTACGGACCGCCCATTGATAATGGCTTCTACTACGACATGCATCTGGATGGCGAGGGCGTAAGTAATTAGTAACTTTCAGTaggaattaaattaaatggattACCCAAATAGATCTCCACCAACGACTACGGCGCCATGGAGGGACTGGTTAAGCAAATTGTCAAGGAGAAGCAAAACTTTGAACGTCTGGAGATGAAGAAGTCCGACCTGCTGGAGATGTTCAAGTACAACGAGTTCAAGGTGCGCATTCTCAACGAGAAGGTGACCACCGATCGCACCACTGTGTACAAGTGCGGTTCTTTGATCGATCTCTGCCGCGGACCCCATGTTCGTCACACCGGCAAGGTGAAGGCTCTGAAGATCACCAAGAACTCCTCTACCTACTGGGAGGGCAAGGCCGATGCTGAGACACTGCAGCGCGTCTACGGCATCTCGTTCCCCGATCCCAAGCAGCTGAAGGAGTGGGAGAAACTTCAGGAGGAGGCGGCTAAGCGGGATCACCGCAAAATCGGTCGCGAGCAGGAGCTGTTCTTCTTCCATGAGCTTTCGCCTGGCTCATGCTTTTTCCAGCCGCGAGGAGCGCACATCTACAACACCCTGATGAGCTTCATGAAGGCGGAATATAGAAAGCGTGGTTTCCAAGAAGTTATTTCGCCCAACATCTACAACGCCAAGTTGTGGATGACCTCCGGTCACTGGCAGCACTATGCCGAGAACATGTTCTCCTTCGAAGCCGAGAAGGAGACGTTCGCCCTCAAGCCCATGAATTGTCCAGGACATTGTCTCATCTTCGATAACCGCAATCGATCCTGGCGAGAGCTGCCACTGCGAATGGCCGACTTCGGTGTGCTCCATCGCAACGAACTCTCCGGGGCTTTAACTGGACTAACTCGTGTTCGTCGCTTCCAGCAAGACGATGCGCACATCTTCTGTACCCCCGAGCAGATTAAAAGCGAGATGAAGGGCTGCCTTGAGTTCCTGCACCACGTGTATACCATTTTCGGATTCTCCTTCCAGCTAGTTTTGTCCACACGTCCCGATAATTATCTAGGCGAGTTGGAACAGTGGAATGCTGCGGAAAAGGCGCTAGCTGAATCGCTCAACGAGTTTGGAATGCCGTGGAAGGAGAACCCCGGCGATGGCGCCTTCTACGGACCCAAGATTGATATTACCATTATGGATGCGCTGAAGCGTGCCCATCAGTGTGCCACCATTCAGCTGGACTTCCAGCTGCCTATTCGCTTTAATCTCAGCTACATCGCCGACGATGGCGAGAAAAAGAGGCCGGTGATCATCCATCGCGCTATTCTTGGCTCAGTGGAGCGGATGATTGCCATTCTTACGGAGAACTTTGCTGGCAAGTGGCCCTTCTGGCTGTCACCGCGCCAGGTGATGGTGGTACCAGTGGGTCCTGCCTACGATCAGTACGCCCAGTCCGTGCGGGACCAGCTTCATGCTGCTGGATTCATGAGCGAGGCGGATTGCGATGCCGGCGACACAATGAACAAGAAGATACGCAATGCTCAGTTGGCTCAGTTCAACTTCATCCTGGTGGTGGGCGACAAGGAGCGCTCCTCAAACACCGTTAATGTGCGCACCCGGGACAACAAGGTGCACGGCGAGGTCTCCGTGGCGGAACTTATCACAAAGCTGCAAAAGATACGCGACGAATTCATCGCCAACGAGGACAGCTTCTAAGACTCTTATTTCGAACTATTTATCAAAAGTATACTTAACATTTGCATAGCAAAGCAAGTACGCATTTTTGTTCTTTCTATGTATTTACGCTTACGAAACCGGAATtcacaaataaaaaccagATCCAAACACATTTTATCAAGATTTCTTACTGACTCCTTTTGATTAAATGAGTATTTTATCAGATGCCCgattgttaaatatttattactaGTTCTGAGAATAGAGGAGACAGTATTTaagcaaaaaataacaattcaGTTCAATGTATGATTATTTAGCTTCCCCAATTAGCAATCATATCTTTTAGATCCACATTAAGCCTATTACACTCTAGTTTCTTGACGAATCAGTGAAATTTTTCAGCAACTTAGGGCCAGTCATGCCGACGCAGGTGCGCAGTCCATTCAGGAACGATTTTAAATGATAAGATAACACGCCCCACATATTTCGGAACCCTTTTGGGGAAGGCGTGAGTGCACCCGCAGTGTATGAGTCATGTTTTCAATggtttttgtattaatttattgctaGTATCTTGtatacttttcattttcataatttgatttattaaaaattgcattcatagtttatgtttttattcaattatCAATTTTGTaagcttttgcttttcgcgtaaaaaatgcacaaagtTCTCTCGCTAATCGAAGCAAAAATCGTTAATAATATTGTTAAGTGTTTGCTCTGCTCGTGCTGCTTATCTGTTTCAGTTTTTAGtcataaaaatacatattttatatttgtgtatatttatTCATAAGATGCACGTGGCCAAGTCCTATGCCATCCAAAGTTCCAGTTTGCAGTCGCGTTCGCTGTGCTAAAATTATAACCGAAAACCTAACTGACAAAACTGGCGAAACAAAAGCCGCAAACAGAACAGAACGCGGGGGCTAAAATTGGAAACAAAATGCCTGGCTGGTGGAATCATTGAACACAGGCTGGCTGCGTGGTATCTACGACTGTTGGAGATGACGAGAGCTGGAATGTCGAAGGATCCTGGACCGCCTGGCCTGACATAAGTACATGGTTTTGGGTTTCTTTAAGGGTTTAAGGGTATCGGAAATGCACAACACTATATTCTTGCCTGGTAGCTAACTCGCAAATATTACTCTGATCTTGATCCCTGATCTCGTGTCAATAAGTTAGCATTCGCCTACGCTCGGGATTAGCTCGTCTGAACTGCACAATTAACAGTAATTAGTTAGCCGATTTCGTTAATTGTTGTTTAGTCTATTTGCCTTTGCTATCATTTGTTactttataaataaacttaaacgtaaagtgtgtatgtgtgtatagATGTTGAGGAATCCGCCGCAGATCCGGCCAGTACATACACCTGACACCTGTGTACACCAGTGCGGCTGGCCGATCTCCTGCatctgctcctgctgttgaAAGGGGAGAGGATAGTTGGATCGTCGGCTCAACCGGTTCTAGCAGGCGCAGCCGCCCTCGGGATCCTTTGTCTCGTTGGGTGAGTCCTTTAGCACCACCTCCTGCATGTCCTCGGAGGGCTTGTTCTCCGTGGAATCCATGCCGGGCAGTGCCGCGGCCACCCTTCGGAACAACTGCTTCACATTGTAGCCGGCCTTGGCGCTTGTCTCGATGAACATCACGTTAAGCTCCTTCGCCTTGCGCTCCCCCTCCTCGGTGGAAACCTGACGCTTGTCGGAGAGATCCGTCTTGTTGCCCACCAGCATGATGATGACGTCGCTGCCCCGCTCCGTGCGCACGTCATCGATCCACTTGGAGGTCTGGTGGAACGAGTTGGTGTTGGTGATGTCGTACACGACGACGGCCACTGTGGAGTCGCGAATGTACGAGGGTATCAGCGAACGGAATCGCTCTTGTCCCGCGGTATCCCACAACTGCAGGCGCACGGTCCGATCCTCCAGGTACATGGTCTTCGATAGGAAATCAATTCCGATCGTCGCCTGGTACGTGTTGTCGAAGCTGTCGTACATGAAGCGCGTAATCAGTGAGGTCTTGCCCACACTCTGCTCGCCCAGGAAGACGAGCTTGAACTTCCGCAGCGGGTTGCCAAAATCTCCGGATGACATCTTCCACAACGTACGTGTCTACTTTTTCTTAATTACGGGTTTGCTGACCTCTCTTCTCGCTCCGCTCTCTCCAATCTCCACACTCCT
Proteins encoded:
- the LOC120453717 gene encoding engulfment and cell motility protein 1, which produces MIPKKTTVKDSHIVKIAVERENHMAQLINLDQRHPLASKIQDICNGWSISDHQNYALQFCESNNQKYVTEKNRNEIKNGSVLRLQYSPSKTACDAMEVLLNGSPQEKALRLKELSSLSTDHTFALEFIKEKGLDTLIKMIEDGGQTNEDILKYSLASFVELMEHGTVSWEVPENSFVARNIEIVRNFHNYPTNCGESALSNLENIVMCSNKHFLVAEDIKLQDILRLLQDVSSPVMRQNAIALLNALFVKADEGRRRTIAQTISAKQFRLALIGNGLGTEMTHQLYVLQTLTLGLLEKRMRMKMNAQDQDAHEKIKELRRIAFDDHTNALNQNDDHTRRGGGSGAGNVNFSQYYKKLGFKCDINPAQDFIETPPGILALDCMVYFARNYTQQYAKIVRENSCRADEHECPFGRTSIELVKVLCDILRIGEPPAEQSGEFQPMFFTHDSPFEEFFCICVITLNRTWKDMRATAEDFSTTFSVVREQIQRTLKCRPENLEDFRNKIALLTYQQITTLRQQERTSKEECDSTASAIVKLKEKISPHILELIKQQRLSFLVEGTHFAKYLRGTRTKDKFWYARLSPNHKVIHYGDCDEKTIPTMEELPKKLPISEIKQLLEGKECPHMKETRIRKSAVNLAFSITFENMEHSTLDFVAPDESIFNYWTDGINALLGQPMVSKQKNEDFDTLLSMEIKLRLLDTEGVDISKDPPPIPEDPENYDFCFES
- the LOC120453725 gene encoding probable protein S-acyltransferase 23; translation: MASKVHPSPGAARSVWALPLTASSSCNMVVAEEDGHAHADDIHLDHRPHSPPLTGRGTDGGHGSGGVEDHENVLLFEGLDGATTVSLDDIFDIIKNGEVSEVENLVDKFGMECLSARDRHGYTPAHWIALNGNVQLMRYLIERTAPIDLPCLGTQGPRPIHWACRKGHASVVQVLLQAGVAVNAADFKGLTPLHLACMYGRTATAAYLLGMGALNNLTDINGDTALHWAAYKGHADLMRLLMYSGVELQKTDNFGSTPLHLACLSGNMTCVRLLCEKSQLDLEPRDKNGKTPIMLAQAHQHQDVVRLLYGEVKKKSRWIPSVSESWGWLFGGAGDSKGPLFLFLFSVLLWGYPMYMIRAIPITWNILRRSHYCFIYWNAVMWISWAIANRRDPGYIPLSSDAYYRAIKQIPYFDKLKKRNVMLTRLCHSCRCLRPLRAKHCRVCNRCVSYFDHHCPFIYNCVGLRNRMWFFLFVLSVAVNCSFTIYFACYCVMIEGFTMLYVLGLIEAVVFCGLGWILTCTSILHACMNLTTNEMFNYKRYPYLRDKRGRYQNPFSRGPILNLLEFFVCLPDRGDDNDLLLEDNI
- the LOC120455903 gene encoding threonine--tRNA ligase 1, cytoplasmic isoform X2; translation: MGDNVVTELNNLDLNKQKAAKMKKEKKEKPSGGGDTRKELNPLPKYIEERNVFWEKCKAEYEAELAAKPREAIKVTLPDGKQVDATSWETTPYEVARGISQGLADNTVISKVNGEVWDLDRVLEGNCTLQLLKFDDPEAQAVFWHSSAHIMGEAMERIYGGHLCYGPPIDNGFYYDMHLDGEGISTNDYGAMEGLVKQIVKEKQNFERLEMKKSDLLEMFKYNEFKVRILNEKVTTDRTTVYKCGSLIDLCRGPHVRHTGKVKALKITKNSSTYWEGKADAETLQRVYGISFPDPKQLKEWEKLQEEAAKRDHRKIGREQELFFFHELSPGSCFFQPRGAHIYNTLMSFMKAEYRKRGFQEVISPNIYNAKLWMTSGHWQHYAENMFSFEAEKETFALKPMNCPGHCLIFDNRNRSWRELPLRMADFGVLHRNELSGALTGLTRVRRFQQDDAHIFCTPEQIKSEMKGCLEFLHHVYTIFGFSFQLVLSTRPDNYLGELEQWNAAEKALAESLNEFGMPWKENPGDGAFYGPKIDITIMDALKRAHQCATIQLDFQLPIRFNLSYIADDGEKKRPVIIHRAILGSVERMIAILTENFAGKWPFWLSPRQVMVVPVGPAYDQYAQSVRDQLHAAGFMSEADCDAGDTMNKKIRNAQLAQFNFILVVGDKERSSNTVNVRTRDNKVHGEVSVAELITKLQKIRDEFIANEDSF
- the LOC120455903 gene encoding threonine--tRNA ligase 1, cytoplasmic isoform X1, which encodes MLKLAPQGGRYYSQISRICQRFLPKVQTQSKSPKQQPQQQQLLKEQQQHSYATLAAKMKKEKKEKPSGGGDTRKELNPLPKYIEERNVFWEKCKAEYEAELAAKPREAIKVTLPDGKQVDATSWETTPYEVARGISQGLADNTVISKVNGEVWDLDRVLEGNCTLQLLKFDDPEAQAVFWHSSAHIMGEAMERIYGGHLCYGPPIDNGFYYDMHLDGEGISTNDYGAMEGLVKQIVKEKQNFERLEMKKSDLLEMFKYNEFKVRILNEKVTTDRTTVYKCGSLIDLCRGPHVRHTGKVKALKITKNSSTYWEGKADAETLQRVYGISFPDPKQLKEWEKLQEEAAKRDHRKIGREQELFFFHELSPGSCFFQPRGAHIYNTLMSFMKAEYRKRGFQEVISPNIYNAKLWMTSGHWQHYAENMFSFEAEKETFALKPMNCPGHCLIFDNRNRSWRELPLRMADFGVLHRNELSGALTGLTRVRRFQQDDAHIFCTPEQIKSEMKGCLEFLHHVYTIFGFSFQLVLSTRPDNYLGELEQWNAAEKALAESLNEFGMPWKENPGDGAFYGPKIDITIMDALKRAHQCATIQLDFQLPIRFNLSYIADDGEKKRPVIIHRAILGSVERMIAILTENFAGKWPFWLSPRQVMVVPVGPAYDQYAQSVRDQLHAAGFMSEADCDAGDTMNKKIRNAQLAQFNFILVVGDKERSSNTVNVRTRDNKVHGEVSVAELITKLQKIRDEFIANEDSF
- the LOC120450854 gene encoding ras-related protein Rab6, producing MSSGDFGNPLRKFKLVFLGEQSVGKTSLITRFMYDSFDNTYQATIGIDFLSKTMYLEDRTVRLQLWDTAGQERFRSLIPSYIRDSTVAVVVYDITNTNSFHQTSKWIDDVRTERGSDVIIMLVGNKTDLSDKRQVSTEEGERKAKELNVMFIETSAKAGYNVKQLFRRVAAALPGMDSTENKPSEDMQEVVLKDSPNETKDPEGGCAC